The Patescibacteria group bacterium genomic interval CTCAAAAGCATTACTCTAATCCCACAGAAATACGTTCGTTATCCCTCATATTGAACCCTCGCCGCGCGCTATCCGCTTTGTGCCACAAGTGCTTTTGCCAAAATACGGCTGGGCGCACCAAGAAGACGGCAAGAAATATCCAGCAGGCGAAATGAGTTTTCGTCAGACAATCCACGGTCTTACGAGAAGTGATCGTGGTTTTATGGTCAAAATTGATCGTGCAGAAAAGAAGATTTTAATCTCGTTTGATCCAAAGAGTGTAGATGTCCGGCATAAGGACTGGCTTGAATCAGTTAAAAAGCGTGTTGGTCTTAAAGAGCTTGACCCACAACCATATTGGGGTTTTGACGATTTGGAACATAAAGCCGGAACAAAATTACTCAATGCCTTTTATGTTCAAGCTGAAGTAAAGATTGTGCGCAAAAAAGAATTCTATCACTACACTAAAATTATGATGCTGCAAAAATTCAGTTTTGAGGGATTTTTGAAAGCGATTGAGGAAGCAAAAATTTTGGTAGATTTTGACGCGCGTAGTGGACACAATCACGGAACAAAATTCCGCATGAGACAGGACGCCTTACCGATGTTGTATGAGAAGCAGACGATAATACTTTAATTTTATGGCAACAATCCACAAAAAAGTTTGGCGAGAATACTTTGAGAAAATAATTTCCGGCAAGAAAAAGCTGGAATT includes:
- a CDS encoding MvaI/BcnI family restriction endonuclease, with protein sequence MEPSPRAIRFVPQVLLPKYGWAHQEDGKKYPAGEMSFRQTIHGLTRSDRGFMVKIDRAEKKILISFDPKSVDVRHKDWLESVKKRVGLKELDPQPYWGFDDLEHKAGTKLLNAFYVQAEVKIVRKKEFYHYTKIMMLQKFSFEGFLKAIEEAKILVDFDARSGHNHGTKFRMRQDALPMLYEKQTIIL